Proteins co-encoded in one Medicago truncatula cultivar Jemalong A17 chromosome 8, MtrunA17r5.0-ANR, whole genome shotgun sequence genomic window:
- the LOC11437511 gene encoding diacylglycerol kinase 2: protein MSFVMFDLGIVILRFLTSPDASIASIFGWLITGSFGLVAVIYAVLKWQRRASLNWIKAAAREKKKVWKKFKVPLSDHLWVEDFTYGEQPSTCCFCLTSLWPSQNIGATASPRTPLHRCSVCGVAAHFICSPYAAKDCKCVAQAGFSHIRHHWSERWVNVDDHHEMSAFCFYCDEACGVPFVKSSPTWHCRWCQRLIHVKCHNNLTRDSGDFCDLGSLRPIILSPLCVKEVDENQKGGKLSSIITSSVRGQIRKRRNHNKNGGGCHTNGKSRGSAVADPTLLEYVLNGLKRKKYNDGKLFDPTNNGRVSGDGLNVTPSQIKKYTLVDLPKDARPLLVFINTRSGGQLGPSLHRRLNMLLNPVQVFVLSASQGPEVGLELFKNVPYFRVLVCGGDGTVAWVLDAIEKHNFESPPPVAIIPLGTGNDLSRVMNWGGGFSALDGQGGLTMLLHDISIAAVTMLDRWEVKLAEEDSEGKPHKVKTKSMMNYLGIGCDAKVAYEFHVTREINPEKFSSQFFNKLRYAKEGARDIMDRTCADLPWQVWLEVDGRDIEIPKDSEGLIVLNIGSYMGGVDLWKNDYEHDDDDFSLQSMHDKMLEVVCVCGAWHLGKLQVGLSQARRLAQGKVIKIHSSSPFPVQIDGEPFILQPGYIELTHRGQVFMLRRTSEDEPKGQAAAIMTEVLLEAECKGIINTSQRKVLLKDIAINLS from the exons ATGAGTTTTGTCATGTTCGATTTGGGAATTGTAATTTTGAGGTTTCTTACGAGCCCTGATGCTTCCATTGCATCTATTTTTGGATGGCTGATCACTGGATCATTTGGACTTGTAGCCGTCATATACGCTGTTCTCAAGTGGCAGCGACGAGCATCTTTGAATTGGATTAAAGCTGCGGCCAGGGAAAAGAAGAAAGTTTGGAAAAAATTTAAAGTTCCTCTGTCGGATCATTTATGGGTTGAAGATTTTACTTATGGGGAACAACCATCCACTTGTTGTTTCTGTTTGACTTCCCTATGGCCTTCTCAAAATATAGGTGCAACAGCCTCACCACGTACTCCCCTCCATCGTTGCTCGGTTTGTGGTGTCGCAGCTCATTTCATTTGTTCACCGTATGCAGCAAAGGATTGTAAATGTGTGGCTCAGGCTGGGTTTAGTCATATTAGACACCATTGGTCAGAAAGATGGGTTAATGTGGATGATCATCATGAGATGTCTGCCTTCTGTTTTTACTGTGACGAAGCGTGTGGTGTCCCGTTTGTAAAATCCTCTCCTACATGGCATTGTCGTTGGTGTCAGCGCCTCATTCATGTGAAATGTCATAACAATTTGACTAGAGATTCTGGTGATTTTTGTGATTTGGGTTCTTTGAGGCCAATTATCCTCTCTCCTCTTTGTGTCAAAGAAGTTGATGAAAATCAAAAGGGTGGAAAACTAAGTTCTATTATAACCTCTTCAGTTCGTGGTCAGATTAGAAAGCGGCGTAACCATAATAAAAATGGAGGTGGTTGTCATACTAATGGTAAGTCACGAGGTTCAGCCGTTGCTGATCCAACTTTATTAGAATATGTGTTGAATGGTCTTAAGCGGAAAAAGTACAACGATGGGAAGCTCTTTGACCCCACAAACAATGGTAGAGTATCAGGGGATGGTTTAAATGTTACCCCTAGCCAAATCAAGAAATACACGTTGGTTGATTTGCCAAAAGATGCTAGGCCACTTTTGGTCTTCATCAATACCAGAAGTGGTGGGCAGCTTGGGCCTTCTCTTCACAGAAGATTGAATATGCTACTAAATCCTGTTCAG GTCTTTGTATTGAGTGCTTCTCAAGGTCCTGAGGTAGGTCTGGAATTGTTCAAAAATGTGCCATATTTTAGAGTATTGGTTTGTGGTGGGGATGGCACTGTTGCATGGGTCCTCGATGCTATAGAAAAACACAATTTTGAGTCACCTCCACCTGTTGCAATTATTCCTCTAGGCACTGGAAATGATTTGTCCAGGGTTATGAATTGGGGAGGAGGCTTCTCTGCACTGGATGGACAGGGCGGACTGACCATGCTTTTGCATGACATTAGCATTGCAGCAGTTACTATGTTAGATCGTTGGGAAGTTAAACTTGCAGAAGAAGACTCTGAAGGAAAACCACATAAAGTGAAAACTAAATCCATGATGAACTACCTAG GAATTGGATGTGATGCAAAGGTTGCATATGAATTTCATGTTACTCGAGAGATAAATCCTGAAAAGTTTAGTAGCCAG ttttttaataaattacgATATGCAAAAGAAGGAGCAAGAGACATTATGGACAGAACATGTGCTGACTTGCCATGGCAAGTATGGCTTGAAGTGGACGGAAGAGACATTGAGATTCCCAAG GATTCAGAaggcttaattgtgcttaataTTGGGAGCTACATGGGTGGAGTAGATCTTTGGAAAAATGACTATGAGCATGATGACGATGATTTCAGTCTTCAATCCATGCATGACAAGATGCTTGAGGTAGTATGTGTTTGTGGAGCATGGCACCTGGGGAAACTTCAG GTTGGACTTTCACAAGCAAGAAGGCTAGCTCAAGGCAAAGTCATCAAGATACACTCTTCCAGTCCTTTCCCAGTTCAAATAGACGGGGAACCATTTATCCTACAACCAGGCTACATAGAGTTAACTCATCGTGGGCAG GTATTCATGTTGAGGAGGACTTCAGAAGATGAGCCTAAAGGACAAGCAGCTGCTATAATGACAGAAGTATTATTAGAAGCGGAATGCAAGGGCATTATTAATACATCTCAGAGAAAAGTTCTTCTCAAGGACATAGCCATCAATCTTTCTTAA